One Desulfobacterales bacterium genomic region harbors:
- a CDS encoding aldehyde ferredoxin oxidoreductase N-terminal domain-containing protein, whose amino-acid sequence MGEKKFKLLEVDLTNEKTRTVDVTEEMRRFVGGRSLGAKLLWDRIPPKADPLSTENVLYFGIGPMTGLLGSVTNVSAKSPLTHLRGQSNMNGHFGLELIYAGYNAGVLFTGKASKPVYLYVKDDHVEIRDASHLSGKSGLETQYQLTEELKEEIDDQNIRIAAIGPAGENMVRNADICHDFYHHAARLGMGTVMGSKKLKAVAVKGTRAPGYAHPENVLEILKKWLHAGRLYRIQNRRWGHTQSMSGRYYKTIEGIKNKQKGWDEMCDNFNPVLLEQRYKIWGDACHGCPVACKVPYFMMGPPLGPFAGELRHDNAGGWSANVMIPGYELQGYLCSYVDYLGLDGEDVSGVVAWMMECYEKGLVTKEDLGGIDLTWGNVEAICALLKKIAHREGIGDALADGLKFAPAKIGKGTEKYAITGKGVAITSYEPRGSMKDALDLAGTAVGEIHGSRGAPERVMFDSLTGCSFWRKTIKDIYGSIADWAIQGLHATCDWQLSQEDWRLLELRGATMERCYSIREGHYIPERDDIMPERFFQETIYNKYNEPKKLDKKEFFEKRKGLYHSYGLQDDGTPSPEFLEQLGLGFAIPEMEEALKK is encoded by the coding sequence ATGGGAGAAAAGAAATTTAAACTGCTGGAAGTGGATTTGACCAATGAAAAAACGCGAACGGTGGATGTCACCGAAGAGATGCGCCGGTTTGTGGGCGGGCGCTCACTGGGCGCCAAACTTTTGTGGGACCGGATTCCACCCAAGGCGGACCCCCTGAGCACGGAGAATGTCCTTTATTTCGGAATCGGACCCATGACGGGATTATTGGGGTCGGTTACCAATGTCAGCGCCAAGTCGCCGTTGACGCATTTGAGGGGCCAGTCCAATATGAATGGCCATTTCGGTCTGGAACTCATCTATGCCGGTTACAATGCCGGTGTCCTTTTTACCGGTAAAGCTTCCAAACCGGTATATCTGTATGTGAAAGACGACCATGTCGAAATTCGGGACGCATCCCATCTGTCAGGAAAATCCGGCCTTGAAACCCAGTACCAGCTTACGGAAGAACTGAAAGAAGAAATCGACGACCAGAACATCCGGATTGCGGCCATCGGTCCGGCCGGTGAGAATATGGTGCGAAATGCGGATATCTGTCACGATTTTTATCACCATGCCGCCCGGCTGGGGATGGGGACCGTGATGGGATCCAAGAAGCTGAAAGCCGTCGCCGTAAAAGGGACCCGGGCGCCGGGGTATGCTCACCCGGAGAACGTTCTTGAGATCTTGAAAAAATGGCTCCACGCCGGCCGGTTGTATCGGATTCAGAATCGGCGTTGGGGGCACACCCAGTCCATGTCCGGCCGCTATTATAAAACGATCGAAGGTATTAAGAATAAGCAGAAGGGCTGGGATGAAATGTGCGACAACTTTAATCCCGTTCTGCTGGAGCAGCGCTACAAGATCTGGGGGGATGCCTGTCACGGTTGTCCGGTGGCCTGTAAAGTGCCGTATTTTATGATGGGGCCGCCCCTGGGACCATTTGCCGGCGAGCTGCGTCATGACAATGCCGGCGGGTGGAGCGCCAATGTCATGATCCCCGGCTATGAACTCCAGGGGTATCTGTGCTCCTATGTGGATTACCTGGGATTGGACGGCGAGGATGTCTCCGGCGTCGTTGCCTGGATGATGGAATGCTATGAAAAAGGGCTGGTCACCAAAGAAGATCTGGGCGGGATTGACCTGACCTGGGGAAATGTGGAAGCCATCTGTGCGCTGTTAAAGAAGATTGCCCATCGCGAGGGTATCGGCGATGCCCTGGCCGACGGCCTTAAATTTGCACCGGCCAAGATCGGGAAGGGAACTGAAAAATACGCCATTACCGGCAAAGGTGTTGCAATTACGTCCTATGAACCCCGGGGCAGCATGAAGGACGCACTGGATCTGGCCGGAACGGCCGTGGGTGAGATCCACGGTTCCAGGGGGGCGCCGGAACGGGTCATGTTTGATTCTTTGACCGGCTGTTCCTTCTGGCGCAAGACCATCAAGGATATTTACGGGAGTATTGCCGACTGGGCCATCCAAGGACTCCATGCCACCTGCGACTGGCAGCTGAGCCAGGAGGACTGGCGGCTGCTGGAGCTGCGGGGGGCCACCATGGAAAGGTGTTATTCCATTCGCGAAGGCCATTATATCCCGGAGCGGGACGATATCATGCCGGAACGGTTTTTCCAGGAGACCATCTACAATAAATACAATGAACCCAAAAAGCTCGACAAGAAAGAGTTTTTTGAGAAGCGAAAAGGGCTTTATCATTCCTACGGTCTGCAGGATGACGGCACGCCGTCTCCGGAGTTTCTGGAACAGCTCGGGCTGGGGTTTGCCATTCCGGAAATGGAGGAAGCGTTAAAGAAATAG
- a CDS encoding flavodoxin family protein — protein MKPFKVIGIGCSPRMESNSDILVRAVLAAAVDNGAATEFVKIADHDISPCDACWRCAETGECHIHDDMQSIYAGLLQADGIVIGSPVHMGHSISGNAQVFLDRTFSLWHHKRLKNKVGGSVAVANRRGGISAVRIINDVFLDQQILVAGYVTGYARAPGDIHKDARAFKEAGDLGKRMHEVMVSIRK, from the coding sequence ATGAAACCATTCAAGGTGATCGGCATCGGCTGCAGTCCCCGCATGGAAAGCAATTCGGACATTCTTGTTCGTGCGGTTCTGGCCGCGGCCGTCGATAACGGGGCCGCCACCGAATTTGTCAAAATCGCGGATCACGACATTTCGCCCTGCGATGCCTGCTGGCGCTGTGCGGAAACGGGTGAATGCCACATCCATGACGACATGCAATCCATCTATGCCGGACTGCTGCAAGCCGACGGCATCGTCATCGGCAGCCCCGTGCACATGGGGCACAGCATCAGCGGCAATGCCCAGGTATTTCTGGATCGCACCTTTAGCCTGTGGCATCACAAGCGGCTGAAAAACAAAGTGGGGGGAAGCGTCGCCGTCGCCAACCGCCGCGGCGGCATCAGCGCGGTCCGCATCATCAACGACGTGTTTCTCGACCAGCAGATTCTTGTGGCCGGGTATGTCACCGGTTACGCCCGGGCCCCCGGGGATATCCATAAAGATGCCCGCGCCTTCAAAGAAGCAGGGGATTTAGGAAAGCGGATGCACGAGGTAATGGTTTCTATACGAAAATAA
- a CDS encoding isocitrate lyase/PEP mutase family protein, with the protein MPIPASRLRTILKKGKFIYMPAVIDPMGGRIAEQIGFKAVYTGGYATGSSLTVTEPLLTMTEQVEFAKRIANACTIPLVCDAGAGFGEPLHAMRTVKEFIAAGVAGIHIEDQLYPKRAHYHKYVAHTVSVKEFVDKIKLACRARDAIDKNFIIIARSDTCRFEGLGKAIKRINKAAAVGADLGLVFPRNHKEAVAAPKKSKLPLIWVQSRGNRDGRPLYNLKQLQAMGYMGCIDAQIHIGISCYYLKQALTEIKRTGDYSGLTPDEWIQTRQEIEDLCGLEAHYAVEEDTVEKKKWGKK; encoded by the coding sequence ATGCCCATTCCTGCATCGCGCTTGCGAACGATTCTGAAGAAAGGAAAATTCATATACATGCCTGCTGTCATCGATCCCATGGGCGGGCGGATTGCGGAACAAATCGGTTTCAAAGCCGTCTATACCGGCGGGTATGCCACCGGCAGCTCGTTGACCGTGACCGAACCCTTGCTCACCATGACCGAGCAGGTCGAATTTGCCAAGCGCATCGCCAATGCTTGCACGATTCCTCTGGTCTGCGACGCGGGAGCCGGCTTCGGCGAGCCCCTTCACGCCATGCGGACGGTCAAGGAGTTTATCGCTGCAGGCGTCGCCGGAATCCATATCGAGGATCAGCTTTACCCCAAACGCGCGCATTATCACAAATATGTGGCCCATACGGTTTCGGTCAAAGAATTCGTCGATAAAATTAAACTGGCCTGCCGCGCCCGCGACGCCATCGACAAAAATTTTATCATTATCGCCCGTTCCGATACCTGCCGGTTCGAAGGTCTGGGCAAAGCGATCAAGCGCATCAACAAGGCGGCTGCCGTCGGCGCAGACCTGGGCCTAGTTTTTCCGCGTAATCACAAGGAGGCGGTAGCCGCCCCCAAAAAATCCAAACTCCCACTGATCTGGGTCCAGAGTCGCGGCAACCGCGACGGCCGACCGCTGTACAACCTGAAGCAGCTCCAGGCGATGGGTTACATGGGCTGCATCGATGCCCAGATCCATATCGGCATTTCCTGCTATTATCTGAAACAGGCATTGACGGAAATCAAACGTACCGGGGATTACAGCGGGCTGACGCCGGACGAATGGATTCAAACGCGTCAAGAAATCGAAGATCTGTGCGGCCTGGAAGCGCATTATGCCGTGGAGGAAGATACGGTTGAAAAGAAAAAGTGGGGAAAAAAATAA
- a CDS encoding 4Fe-4S dicluster domain-containing protein: MSNEQKQQVIGEKNGWGIEKIPSPQGVAYISARWDLCVGCGACEVACSMFHHGVVNRELSRIRIYRYLLPLPKSVQNVCSQCPEKERECQKACPEDPPVIHYDPERFHMVVDEDRCLGSGCSQCRDACPADVPRFYPPEQDVSMVCDLCEKDGRRRPQCVEICPTQALEFVSPKIPHHLERIHPDVKAASLANRLYPLPKDRVIRMPEEIWGGK; this comes from the coding sequence ATGAGCAATGAGCAAAAGCAACAGGTAATAGGGGAGAAGAACGGGTGGGGGATTGAAAAAATACCATCCCCCCAGGGAGTCGCTTATATTTCCGCACGCTGGGATCTTTGCGTGGGGTGCGGCGCCTGTGAAGTGGCCTGCTCCATGTTTCACCATGGTGTCGTCAACCGGGAACTCTCCCGGATCAGGATTTACCGCTATCTGCTGCCGCTGCCTAAATCCGTCCAGAATGTCTGTTCCCAGTGTCCTGAAAAAGAAAGGGAATGTCAGAAGGCCTGTCCCGAGGACCCGCCGGTCATTCATTATGACCCCGAGCGCTTCCATATGGTCGTCGATGAAGACCGCTGCCTGGGATCCGGCTGCAGCCAGTGTCGGGATGCCTGCCCGGCCGATGTGCCGCGGTTTTATCCGCCGGAACAGGATGTGTCCATGGTATGCGACCTGTGTGAAAAAGACGGCCGGCGGCGGCCGCAGTGCGTCGAGATTTGTCCCACCCAGGCGCTGGAGTTTGTTTCACCCAAAATTCCGCACCATCTGGAACGGATTCATCCGGATGTGAAAGCGGCCAGCCTGGCCAATCGGCTCTATCCGCTGCCAAAGGACCGTGTCATTCGAATGCCTGAAGAAATCTGGGGAGGCAAATAA